aaatttaatagtcACCATTAGCGcacaaacgggtattatgaccgatcatattacccgtatgcacgccaatggtgaatataaaattcttaattgtatgtcaaaaaatgtgcaataactacgtcttaaaacccaccaaatttgatttgcatatattaactggttttaaagataaataaattttgtaaataaatcgtcagtttgtaaaaaaaattgaacatcccgtatctcggaaacgaagcgtttgcggacgtATGATTatcaagcaaactgtcattattttctcatgtaaaattaccccttaaagtttgtcgcacttatttagaaacaccctgtactgatgacgaacatggccagttgttaaggTACCTAAATttcttattatccaacataagcgaatgaatctaaaaacagaatgttaagaaaacctgaggctatagatgggttttaatttcagtattttataaatgctaaaatagtccacagggtgatgcgaactttgagaaaaaaacacagtttgattcgtacacctggtatacaatgaaagtttacctgtctagcaacaatattattacagcgatattcttaatggataaggctataacatgttaaaaaaaaaacacttaaatcggacaacaggtttaggaaattcgagccatcaaaaatgaccaaattttcagtggatcgatttttttgcacctgaatgtatgtcaaaaaatgtaatgtaatgtaataataaaaatcgacctgtctcggtgTTGTTCTCCAAGGTGGCATATTTTGAACACCCCCCTCTCTTTTTCTCTCtctatcataatttaaaaataaacatcgacCTGTCTCGGGTCTCCCTctctcataatattaatatatctacgtcatacgtctttggtttgtatcatatttggtatataccaataacgtgtgacgtagatatattaatattagacgacacatgacagaagctcgaaacaaatgacaatcgatgaaaagccctataggctctgagcttcgctggtggcgctcctggcggattactaattcaactttcaccggtaatttttaaatttattatttaattgttatcgcttaacatttacaacgcaaaaaaataattaaattgtactcgattttttttaaattttgctaatcACTTTGACGttctattaataaaatatgaatttcttacttcggatactttcacaattatcgtgtagatggcgctaagattaccgtttatttcaatcaacgatattacggaacattaaaaaaacttaaattcagtatttaaaacgtaagtatatttaaggtaaaaatatataccacagctttgaccaactaatattttttataattaatgtttttacttttaattttaaattaatcactttgacatttatgtcaaatttccggtaaacgtttacagacttgccactactggcgctcgcgaatttgtaaatatcccctctacgtacgagctcacagcgtatagggcttttcattcacagtcatttgtttcgagcttctgtcatgtgtcacataatattaatatatctacctcatacgttattggtatataacattGATACAAACcagagacgtatgacgtagatatattaatattatgtgacacatgacagaagctcgaaacaaatgacaatcgatgaaaagccctattacccatgaacgatcacatcaatcacttattttgtaattgctgtttaaaacaaaagtttgttatttatggaaaaagacagcaaatacaaagtaagtgattgatgtgatcgtttatgggtaatctttcatttttccgactgtatacgctgtgagctcgtacgtagaggggatatttacaaattcgcgaacgccagtagtgacaagtttgtaaacgtttaccggaaatttgacataaatgtcaaagtgattaatttaaaattaaaattaaaaacattaattataaacaatattaattggtcaaagctgtggtatatatttttaccttaaatatacttacgttttaaatactgaatttaagtttttttaatgttccgtaatatctaattataaataatctattataatcttagcgccatctatacgattattgtcaaagtatccgaagtaagaaattgatattttatcaatagaacgtcaaaatgattagaaaaatcttaaaaaaatcgattacaatttaattacttttttgcgttgtaaatattaagcgataacaattaaataataaatttaaaaattaccagtaaaagttgaattagtaaccgctaggagcgacaccagcgaagctcacagcgtatagggcttttcatcgattgtcatttgtttcgagcttctgtcatgtgtcgtctaatattaatatatctacgtcacaCGTTATTGGTGTATACCAAatatgatacaaaccaaagacgtatgacgtagatatcttAATATTGTACGACAGatggcagaagctcgaaacaaatgactgtgaatgaaaagccctatatatccCATATTAtttccttattttttttatttcatctatTCCGTCATGTTAATGTCACTGTAGcggactttttttgtttttaggaaTGACAGATCGTGCGCAAGAAAACGAAATCACGCCCTCGAGGTTGGCAAGCCTGACTGGTTTTCAAGTAAAAATTCTTCGACATGCCCTTACTAAATTTCCAAGTGCAAAAAGAGTTGTTTATTCTACATGTTCAATAATGGCTGAAGAAAACGAAGATGTTGTGCGCCAAGTATTAGAAACAAATTACAATTTTAAGCTAATTTCAGCTAGTCAATTTGTAGGTGAAACATGGCATAGTTTCGGTTCATCCGATTATGGAGATATAGGAAAATTCTGTCTCTATGCAAAGCCTGACTCTGATTATACCAATGGATTTTTCGTAGCGATCTTTGAGAGGTTACAGGAAGCTgaagaaaatcaatttttcaacaccagaatctttaattttaaaaaacatgtGCAAGAAAACGAAAAATGGAagttaaagaaacaaaaaaaatataatcaaaatttaaccaatATAGAGTTTGGTGAAAACCACGCCCATCAAACAGGAAATAGGAAAGAAAACAAGAAAATGCAAAATGTTCATATAAATAAAGATGGCAAACAAAACGATAAATGCAGTAATAATTCCAAAAAACATAATCAGAATGAAGTTATTCcgaaatataaacaaaataagaCGAAAAATTATACAGATGATGCTTCAACTGAATTGGAGAAATATGAGAATATAAATATattggaaaaagaagaaaatctgaaaataaaaagaaaagtaGCAAAAGCAGATCATGATAATTTGGAAAGTAAGCAACTAAAAAAATCGAAGAACAAGAAGACCAAATCGTTTGACTTGCAAATTGACTGCGAAAGATTAGAAAATCGAACACCAGAATGTATTGGTAAAACATCAATTATTTCGAACAATAAAAAGAGTAAAAAGTTCAAACAAGTCGATATTGGTCTAGGATCAGATATTATCGCAAGTAAGCATGTAGGAGTtacgaatgaatcaaaaatcaatacaaaaaaaatcaaaagacaAAACATTGCCGAAACAATAGATGTAGATAAAGAAACagaaataatttcgaaaaaaagaaaaaagaaatcaaagaaaGTATTTGTGAATTAGCAACTAAATGCGCAAATAAATAAATCAAGTTCTTAAATGGACCTTGTTTTATccatgttttttttataaaaaaaaatttattttgtaaattttgcTCTGAgttgaattaatttttataatataactGTAAAGTTAACTaacaataaagtaaaataaaaaattctttagtaatttaattttttaatgataaaTTTCTGAAATTATTTTCTTATGACATTTTTATATTAACGCTACAAAAACGTATACATAAATAATGTTCAAAAGATACATACTTATccttaatataaataatagtaAATCTGAGACAgttaaaacaaattatttaaaaaaggtacaaaaataatataattttctaCATAATAAATCTTTCTCCTATTTTGAATTTAGTCGAGACATTTTTTGCTGATCATTTGGATCCAGTAAGAACTTTTCTTATATTCTTTGCTTTGATTCTGTTGGACTTCCAAATGTTTTCGCCATCTTTGGCAATGTAGAATAAATAATCAGGCATGTATTTCCTTAGAATACGGATTTTGGAAACGTCTCCGGATTGTTCTCTGAGTCGCTGTTATATTGTCTTCTGCTATAATTTTTTAACCTTACCTTCTTTTTCATCGCTAAAGTTCACTATACCTATACTCGATATCTGACAAATTTTCAGCCAATTCCTTTCACTGTGTGGCtgtcaaaattattttagaatttttatcCCTCAAATGAAAAAATGGTAGTATAATAACAGACTAATACAACAATTTCTTacaattatttctttattttaacTACCTCAAGATCTTAGGTTTATTATCACAAAAAACagttatattaaataaaaatcaaataaaattcAAGACTAATTTTACTCGCATCATCGGGCGCGTCATACTGACATCTAAACAAATCATAAATCGACGCGATATGTGCGTCGTCGTAAGTTTTCTAATATAGTCATTTGagaattcttcttcttatgcaatccactaatggatgttcgcgatcacgtttgaccatttttctctatcccttgcagtatgtattaggtctcctatgttttttaggcCTGTCTATTGTTTGActttacggagccatgacattttcttcctgcccactccactttttccttcgatctttccttcaattaaggtttgcagaaactggtatctttcatttctaattaggtgccccaggtatgccgtttttctctgtttaattgtgcacatcagttgtcgatCTGTGCCAATTCTTcccaggatttcttcatttgttattcttgcggtcgagggcactttaaggattcgtcgatagatccacatctcaaatacctctagcttattcattgtgtttatttttaagtcCATCCTTCCGTGCcgtataggagcaccgaccatatatagcattttgtgaatcttagtcttaggtttaggtcaaagtcagagttcgtaaagacgtttctgaatttcatgaatgcacttttggctctttctatccgacatttaatttccatatccgacatccagtcttcgcatagccaggttcccaggtacttaaactttcttacgcgctctacatcttggttgttatatgctagtcttgaattttgatgttgacataattgacggctgattataaggaacttcgtcttttttatgttgatgctaagtcccatgttctcgctatgctctccaattttattaagaaggttttggaggtcttctatattgtctgctcaatcaataatatacggtttgccgacgacactattttattagccgaatgtcttgaggatttacaacaaatggttgacagagtggtagaagtcagccaagaaaacggactgtccctaaacacaaaaaagacacaatttatggtaatcacaaaagttcaacagcgccaagaaagcataacaatacatggagaacaaattaaaaaggttgaaaaatataaatatttgggtacaataattaatgaaactaatgagtacacagaagagattaaagcaagaataggacaggcaagaaatgctttcaacaaactaaaaaaagtactctgtagcagggacattacaatttctttaaagataagacttctgagatgctacgtgttctccgtattattctatgggttggaggcttggacattaaagaaggatgtttcggacagattagaagccttcgagttatgggcctacagaagaatattaagaataagttgggtggatagagtcacgaatatcgaggtgttgagaagaatgggaaaagataaagaggttttaaatacaattaaagtcagaaaactgcaatatctgggacatgttatgaggggcgagcgttataacttgttacaattgataatgcaaggaagaatacagggtagaaggagtcgcggaagaagacgcatctcctggttaaacaatttgagagcttggtttaattgcacttctgctgatctctttagagcagcggtatcgaaagtgcgaattgccgtgatggttgccaaccttcttagaggagatggcacatgaagaagaagaagatattgtctgctattaagacagagtcatccgcatatcgtatattattgacccaggtaccatttactttgatgccgctttcgcattcctcaagagcttcctggaagatactttctgaatatagattgaagagtagtggggagagaatgcatccctgtcttacacctctgagaattttttgagcttgcgttgtttcattatccaccttgacgacagctgtttgattccagtaaagagcctctatgcaacgaatgtctttttgatatatgtcgagttgttttagtatatgtaccagtttatgatgttgtactcgatcgaaggctttttcataatctataaagcacatcattacatctttcctttgatcgtagcagttctgagctagcacttgggttgcaactagtgcttccctggtacccaggccttttcgaaatccaaattgtgagcaaccaataaccttatcgcattttgtggagattctgtagtgaagaactttgaggaatatttttaaagaatggctcatcagacttatcagtcggtgctcttgacacttcgttgcgttgttcttttttggcaaagggataaaggtcgatacaagccattggacagggaattttccttttttatagattttgttgaaaaatcttTGGGAGTATCATAATTCCCTTttcatctaacaatctgagtaactcaacaggaatttgatcaggtccaactgctttcccgtctttcgaggtatttattgctctagtaatttcttcagttgtgatctcgggaccagataggttgttaatatctatcacttgttcctgaacgatttctatctcaggcctctcgtctgcaaagagatttttgatgtatttttcccatatgagtttcctctctctatcatcttgtgccatttttccttgttcattttctaagttagaaaacttcttttttctgtatattccagctactttttttagtttcttatgtagattgtggtcatcatgttgtttttgtaactgttccatttcctcacactgtttctttagccacttattttttgccgttcttatctctcttcttatgcgttgttgttgttctcgatatttgtctcggtccccttggtttttattttttcttctttcttcgaacattgccaggatttcgtcagtcatccaacttttcttttgtattttttgtttataacctaatacttttttaactgtatccgtcattgtttcctctatggctctccatgtgttatccaaattaacttctctttctgttctacttttgtattctttgttagttctttgtttaatttcatacttAATTCTCTTCTGGTATTCTCATCTTTAAGTTTAGCATAGTCTATTGTTGGTTCTGGTTTGCGTCTCCTCATAttagtgatttttatttttatttctgctaagaGAAGGACATGGTCTGATGGAACATCGGCGCCAGGGTATGTACAAATTCTAGTTATTGATGATCCAAATCTTTTGTTAACTATTATGTAATCGATCTGGTTTCGAACTATACTCTCGGGGCGGTCCGCTGTGGCTTTCCATGTATATAAGCTTCTAGGTGGTAGCTTGaaccaggtattagatattttcaTATCTTCCTCTTGGCAAAATTGATATTAAATCGTCGTCTCTACCTCTTCCTATCTTGGCATTAAAGTCGCCCATTATGAGGTTTACTTCATGTCTCTTAACGTTACTAAGCAGTTGTTTAAGTTCTGC
The window above is part of the Diabrotica virgifera virgifera chromosome 2, PGI_DIABVI_V3a genome. Proteins encoded here:
- the LOC126880239 gene encoding 28S rRNA (cytosine-C(5))-methyltransferase isoform X1; translation: MKIHSVKVPRLYKVAAEVAKEVGEGIGSIKTLVYEKKKKHPNIKAIYALVSTLFQKLREIETLLKRSQLLIKETKFNPWLAKVLIVELLWGKTYLPGQSKPENTIRAYEQIFKAHLSDSTVTEIEHKDKGNKPRYVRINTLFSNLDEAVESFREDGWVLNRFLNKNDYNGFLEIISSLKEGEFMIDIHVPNLLVFPPKTEFYRHPAYKNGSIILQDKASCLPVHVLNPPPGSTVLDMCAAPGMKTTHLAAVLNNQGTVYATERNPRRFEVLNNIVDASGATCIKTFNKDVLDCTKADFPDVEYILVDPSCSGTGMTDRAQENEITPSRLASLTGFQVKILRHALTKFPSAKRVVYSTCSIMAEENEDVVRQVLETNYNFKLISASQFVGETWHSFGSSDYGDIGKFCLYAKPDSDYTNGFFVAIFERLQEAEENQFFNTRIFNFKKHVQENEKWKLKKQKKYNQNLTNIEFGENHAHQTGNRKENKKMQNVHINKDGKQNDKCSNNSKKHNQNEVIPKYKQNKTKNYTDDASTELEKYENINILEKEENLKIKRKVAKADHDNLESKQLKKSKNKKTKSFDLQIDCERLENRTPECIGKTSIISNNKKSKKFKQVDIGLGSDIIASKHVGVTNESKINTKKIKRQNIAETIDVDKETEIISKKRKKKSKKVFVN
- the LOC126880239 gene encoding uncharacterized protein LOC126880239 isoform X2; translated protein: MGNGAEDILVQNQPEENASFQDVMQIFDNHFIPRRNTIFERFQFNSRVQRPGEPVGNFISSLHTLAEHCSYSTLKDELIRDRIVIGIADKKVSERMQLNDGLTLEKAIQIARQAELQDSQNRIMRQEQSVSAVKQDYRERGDKRHQGKRFSKQETTREKVKEEYRCGYCGIPTCKNREKCPAKFSECRSCSRRGHWSVMCRKKAVRAVEGSRSTSSSSTEDEGSDSVNQVVHTDSFIGQVYLDKKDRWYVDILLDGKFKVPFFVDTGADVNCFPYEKLPPEYVGKIVACDAIGAADDHKLDTVGMTDRAQENEITPSRLASLTGFQVKILRHALTKFPSAKRVVYSTCSIMAEENEDVVRQVLETNYNFKLISASQFVGETWHSFGSSDYGDIGKFCLYAKPDSDYTNGFFVAIFERLQEAEENQFFNTRIFNFKKHVQENEKWKLKKQKKYNQNLTNIEFGENHAHQTGNRKENKKMQNVHINKDGKQNDKCSNNSKKHNQNEVIPKYKQNKTKNYTDDASTELEKYENINILEKEENLKIKRKVAKADHDNLESKQLKKSKNKKTKSFDLQIDCERLENRTPECIGKTSIISNNKKSKKFKQVDIGLGSDIIASKHVGVTNESKINTKKIKRQNIAETIDVDKETEIISKKRKKKSKKVFVN